A region of the Bacteroidota bacterium genome:
CTTGCCATGCAGGATCCTTTTCATGCTTTAATGAAACTCGGCTATGCTGATTTTTTAAATAATCCGGCAACACAAAATATTATTACAGATACACATTATGATAACCCCGACAGACGCGGAAGACAAGTTGCATTTTTAGCGCGATTAGTTACTGATTACGGTGGAACATTTTATGGTATTGGTGTTGAGGAATATACTGCTGTTTGTATTGATGAAAATAATCATGCACATGTGTATGGCTCATATCCTGCTGATGAAGATTATGCATTTTTTTTACAAATGAATTGTTACGAACCTGCAACACCGGAAGTGTGTGAAGATGGTGAAAAATTAACCTGGAACAGGAGTGAAGCTGCATTAAAAGTGATAAAAGTTGCAGGCACAAATTCAGGTGCGGGTTATGTTGATTTAAACGACTGGAAAACGGTTACAGATGCAACTTATAGCTGGGAAAACTGGTGGGTAGAAAATGCAGTTTTTAATAATACGGAATCAGCTTCACCAATTAATTGTGATACCGTTTTGCAAGTGAATCAACTTGATGAAAATTCAATTAATTTAATGGTAAATCAGCAGCAGCAGGTTTTAATAATTACCAGTGCAATACATTTTGAAAAATATTTTATTCGTGATATTAGCGGAAAATTAATTGCAGAAAATAGTTTGGATTCCAATCTAATTTCAATTAAGGATTTAATACCGGGTAATTATTTATTTTCTGCTACTGATGCTGCAGGTAAAATATATTCCGGCATTTTTACTAAATAAATTTTTAACGGATTAAGGTAATATAACCTTGTTTAATTTCGGTTGTTTCGCTTATGTTGTTGAAGTAAGTGAGGTTGTAAACATACACACCGATATCGGCAGGAACGCCGTTAATAGTGCCATCCCAGCCAGTATTATAATCGGAAACCGTAAATATTTTTTTGCCGTAGCGGTTGTAGATATCAAATTGAGTAATCATAATATTTTCTTCGGTGATGCGGAATTTATCGTTAACGCCATCCTGATTTGGAGAAAATGCATTTGGGATAATAAATACTTCGGGGCAGTCAGTTAAATAATCGATTTGTACAAATATGGTATCAGTTGCACAACTGTTATTTACCGTTGCAATATACATTCCGTTTTGTTTAATGGTGCGTTTACTTCCGATAAAACCATCTTGCCAAACAAATAAGGGTTCAGTATTATCTGGTTCATCAATTAATTCGGTTAAATCAATATCAACAAGCTGGCCTTTACACACTGCGGTATCAAAATAAACAGTTTGTACCGGCATGGGTATTAATGAAATATTATCGAGATATAAATAAGCGGAATGAAATGCACCTCCATCACCTAAACATGGTGAAAAAGCATCTGAATAATTATTACCAATCAGTAAATATTTTTCTTCACCGCTTGCAATAAAACAATAATCCATTTTTATCCAGTTGTTTTCATTATCAAAAACAATTCCTTCCTGATTGCAAAATGTTTGTTCGAAAGCAAGCGGATTAGTAAAGTAACCGGTCGTAGAAAAATCGGTAAGCAGTTGATTGGTTAAATACATACAAATATTTGTCGGGAAGCAACTGCTTTGTTCGGCAAGGCTCACAAAATATTCAATGTGGTATGGTCTATTCGCAATCAACGGTTCTGTTAAGGCAACTTCAATAAATTCACGATAGGGAGAGCCGCCGGTTTGTCCGACAAAAATGCCTGCATATCCGTTGCCGGATTGTGCTGTTTGTGAGCCCATAAAATTGCCCGGAACGGAGGCCATTTCACCCATGTCGCAGCTATTAAAATAATCGGCAGTGGCAAAAGTAGGGTCGAACCAAAAGGGTGTGTATTCGAGTTGTGACATGTTGTTTGGGCAGCTGTCAAATAGTTCAAAATCGCCGTTGGGGATAAGATTTTGCCCGTGGCCAACCTGAAAACCCAATACAAAACAAACTGCAACAATAAATTTGATGCAAGTGGTTGAAACAGATAGAAATGTAGCCG
Encoded here:
- a CDS encoding cyanophycinase; this translates as MRLFQAILLICCNVMVMGQSYTSYFTGDTADVTVTPLKGTVLMGGATENDNAMRWFLERANGGDILVLRTTGEDGYNDYFYADLGVDVNSVETIVCNTAEASTDPYVLRRVSEADALWFAGGDQWDYVSFWRDTPMEDAFNALINDKQITIGGTSAGCAIQGEAYFSAENGTITSSLAMQDPFHALMKLGYADFLNNPATQNIITDTHYDNPDRRGRQVAFLARLVTDYGGTFYGIGVEEYTAVCIDENNHAHVYGSYPADEDYAFFLQMNCYEPATPEVCEDGEKLTWNRSEAALKVIKVAGTNSGAGYVDLNDWKTVTDATYSWENWWVENAVFNNTESASPINCDTVLQVNQLDENSINLMVNQQQQVLIITSAIHFEKYFIRDISGKLIAENSLDSNLISIKDLIPGNYLFSATDAAGKIYSGIFTK
- a CDS encoding gliding motility-associated C-terminal domain-containing protein — its product is MSQLEYTPFWFDPTFATADYFNSCDMGEMASVPGNFMGSQTAQSGNGYAGIFVGQTGGSPYREFIEVALTEPLIANRPYHIEYFVSLAEQSSCFPTNICMYLTNQLLTDFSTTGYFTNPLAFEQTFCNQEGIVFDNENNWIKMDYCFIASGEEKYLLIGNNYSDAFSPCLGDGGAFHSAYLYLDNISLIPMPVQTVYFDTAVCKGQLVDIDLTELIDEPDNTEPLFVWQDGFIGSKRTIKQNGMYIATVNNSCATDTIFVQIDYLTDCPEVFIIPNAFSPNQDGVNDKFRITEENIMITQFDIYNRYGKKIFTVSDYNTGWDGTINGVPADIGVYVYNLTYFNNISETTEIKQGYITLIR